From the Daucus carota subsp. sativus chromosome 8, DH1 v3.0, whole genome shotgun sequence genome, one window contains:
- the LOC108198920 gene encoding transcription factor MYB4-like, producing MVRAPCCDKMGLKKGPWTPEEDQLLVSHVQQNGHANWRALPKQAGLLRCGKSCRLRWINYLRPDIKRGNFSKEEEETIIKLHELLGNRWSAMAAKLPGRTDNEIKNVWHTRIKKRLKNYQSTRGSKRQKIKEFEPQSQNEIVRFGCGSISQQSSSELSSVTYSKAMLTQDIVKHENLNSSKIPDHDLRMWFEPDQESKDVERNDGKDFWYNLLIKAEDLQDLPEF from the exons ATGGTGAGAGCTCCTTGCTGCGATAAGATGGGACTTAAGAAAGGTCCATGGACTCCGGAAGAAGATCAACTTCTCGTTTCTCACGTCCAACAAAATGGCCATGCAAATTGGAGGGCTCTTCCAAAACAAGCAG GTCTTCTGAGATGTGGGAAGAGCTGCAGACTCCGATGGATAAACTACTTGAGACCTGATATCAAGAGAGGAAATTTCAGCAAAGAAGAAGAGGAGACCATCATTAAGCTACACGAATTGCTCGGCAACAG ATGGTCCGCCATGGCGGCTAAATTACCTGGAAGAACCGACAATGAAATTAAAAATGTTTGGCATACTCGCATAAAGAAAAGGCTCAAAAACTATCAATCCACTAGAGGGTCCAAGAGACAGAAAATCAAGGAATTCGAACCTCAGTCCCAAAATGAGATTGTCAGATTTGGGTGCGGATCGATTTCACAGCAGAGTTCTAGTGAACTCTCATCTGTCACATACTCAAAGGCCATGCTGACTCAAGATATTGTTAAGCATGAAAATTTAAATTCGTCGAAGATTCCTGATCATGATTTAAGAATGTGGTTCGAACCGGATCAGGAATCAAAAGATGTGGAAAGGAATGATGGCAAGGACTTTTGGTATAATCTTCTTATAAAAGCTGAGGACTTGCAGGATTTACCAGAATTCTAA